Proteins encoded by one window of bacterium:
- a CDS encoding VCBS repeat-containing protein: protein MRSKLFTILCVVVLAPFAGFAQDPLDPGVVDTFRFMPTTLVVGESRPVDIWFWNDETITAFQNVFTVASGDGGFARVDSLVFAGRLGDPSMLNDRTVNLDVVDGVSTDTIIVLALKSARGNNLVAGEGVLYQLYMTGLVPGEIILDSLHWIESINLDFVVGDGQFTLFHPYFRPATLQVVEETAPLVLSLPSQQEPVTIGDMVGFSVAGPSAPSDSAIVTLTSLTLVDDDSHFAQTSPIVSGTNPLEFDWTPGAQDIGIWKASFEVSGSQNRTTSGQVQIQVVASEDYLVQFTSNALDNTEQALGMTHGDCDGDGRPEVVVAGSGWPNSYAVYEFQNDLEEVSSVYDGYHKRGPQLGYFNDDDTLDLVMYSTFGLLTYYGNGDNTFTKVQTYDDPTASGYSTDFFDFDGNGHLDLVASDEDGFVIYPGAAGGTFLQEIQYLTEDSALSVTSADFNGDGWDDVAVGTVSGLEIFLHDGQDSLISTFVYTQTFGARDIQVTNQGSDVNNDGRFDLCLSTPSIGGANSDLMLYLGNADGSFGQHLVRTVNGQIFANCLGDFNNDTDLDIAYVNGTKKYVGILFGDGTGAFANELRYPVPSFTPFMLDAMDIDTDGDIDVVVSSYQIYDTAVMYCYLNQTDPGMLAKRFEVRATDKARLEITAPDGARLDELKQVIPASAYYERSLNGNSALDIMTSISVIEPGGYLLTVEPRANDLESDNFSLSYQVNSDQYSIAREIPLPVDGYRFMVYPDGASPIQPALGAYVASPSPHFSWPNSGTVLFQLAIDPTFATIIDSATVTGGSYTTDLSLADDSTCYYWRVVEGQGAEAMSGFNSFTIVPVPTGADDEGNSGLPTEYVLYPNYPNPFNPSTTIMYDLPRAGHVKLEVYNILGQEIVTLVDAVQSAGSKQIVWNGRDAQNNPVTTGVYLYRLTAANFQAVGKMLLLK, encoded by the coding sequence ATGCGTTCAAAGTTATTCACTATTCTCTGCGTTGTAGTGTTGGCACCGTTTGCTGGATTTGCACAGGATCCGCTTGATCCAGGAGTGGTGGACACGTTTCGGTTCATGCCTACGACTCTGGTTGTAGGCGAATCACGGCCGGTCGACATCTGGTTTTGGAATGATGAAACGATAACGGCATTCCAGAACGTATTTACGGTTGCTTCCGGCGACGGCGGTTTTGCGAGAGTTGATTCACTGGTCTTTGCCGGCAGATTGGGTGATCCTTCTATGTTGAATGATCGCACTGTCAACTTAGATGTGGTGGATGGAGTGTCAACGGATACCATTATCGTCCTAGCGTTAAAATCAGCCCGCGGGAACAATTTGGTTGCCGGTGAGGGAGTCCTTTATCAGTTATACATGACAGGACTTGTGCCAGGCGAGATCATACTCGACAGCCTTCACTGGATAGAGTCGATAAACCTCGACTTTGTTGTTGGCGACGGTCAATTCACCCTCTTTCATCCCTATTTCAGACCCGCAACATTGCAGGTAGTGGAAGAAACCGCTCCGCTCGTTCTTTCACTCCCGTCTCAGCAGGAACCGGTGACGATCGGCGATATGGTTGGGTTCTCCGTTGCTGGCCCATCAGCACCGTCAGATAGTGCTATCGTCACGCTGACTTCTCTGACATTGGTCGATGATGACTCACATTTCGCCCAAACGAGCCCGATTGTCAGCGGTACTAACCCACTTGAATTCGATTGGACACCGGGCGCACAAGATATTGGGATCTGGAAAGCATCGTTTGAGGTATCGGGCAGTCAGAATCGCACGACATCGGGTCAGGTACAGATACAGGTGGTTGCATCGGAGGACTATCTGGTCCAGTTCACAAGCAACGCCCTGGACAACACTGAGCAAGCTCTCGGCATGACGCACGGGGATTGTGACGGCGACGGCAGGCCAGAGGTGGTTGTCGCAGGTTCAGGATGGCCAAACTCGTATGCAGTCTACGAATTTCAGAATGACCTGGAGGAGGTCTCGTCTGTCTACGATGGTTACCACAAGCGCGGGCCGCAGTTAGGCTACTTCAACGATGACGACACTCTCGACCTCGTTATGTACAGCACTTTTGGCCTGTTGACTTACTATGGCAATGGTGACAACACGTTTACCAAAGTTCAGACTTATGACGATCCGACAGCCTCGGGATACTCAACTGACTTTTTCGACTTTGACGGAAACGGCCATCTTGATCTGGTTGCATCAGACGAGGACGGCTTTGTTATCTATCCAGGCGCTGCTGGTGGGACATTTCTTCAGGAGATCCAATACTTGACCGAGGACAGTGCACTCTCAGTTACCTCCGCCGATTTTAATGGAGATGGATGGGATGATGTTGCTGTCGGCACAGTAAGTGGCCTGGAGATATTCCTGCACGATGGCCAAGACAGCCTTATCAGTACATTCGTTTATACGCAGACATTTGGTGCACGAGACATTCAGGTAACCAATCAAGGCTCTGACGTTAACAACGATGGCCGATTTGATCTTTGCCTTTCGACACCTTCGATCGGCGGTGCGAACAGCGACCTGATGCTCTATTTGGGGAATGCGGATGGTTCGTTCGGCCAGCATCTCGTTCGCACGGTGAACGGTCAGATCTTCGCCAACTGTCTCGGAGATTTCAACAACGACACGGATCTCGATATCGCGTACGTCAACGGCACGAAGAAGTACGTTGGCATCCTGTTTGGCGATGGTACGGGAGCATTCGCAAACGAGTTGCGGTATCCGGTCCCGTCATTCACTCCCTTCATGCTTGATGCCATGGACATTGATACGGATGGCGATATAGATGTCGTGGTCAGCTCGTATCAGATCTACGATACCGCGGTCATGTATTGCTATCTGAATCAGACGGACCCGGGGATGCTGGCAAAGCGGTTTGAAGTTCGGGCTACCGACAAAGCGAGGCTTGAGATCACGGCGCCGGACGGAGCACGACTGGACGAACTGAAGCAGGTGATACCAGCCTCTGCGTACTACGAACGGTCGTTGAATGGTAACAGCGCGCTGGATATTATGACCAGCATCAGTGTCATAGAACCTGGCGGCTATCTGCTGACAGTGGAGCCGAGAGCAAATGATCTGGAGAGCGACAACTTTTCGCTAAGCTATCAGGTCAACAGCGATCAGTATTCTATTGCCAGAGAGATACCGCTTCCGGTCGACGGATACCGCTTCATGGTCTATCCTGATGGTGCATCGCCGATCCAACCGGCGCTTGGCGCCTATGTTGCGTCACCATCGCCGCACTTCAGTTGGCCGAACAGCGGCACGGTCCTTTTCCAGTTGGCAATTGATCCGACTTTTGCGACGATCATCGACAGCGCGACAGTGACCGGCGGAAGCTACACCACCGACCTCTCGCTTGCCGATGACTCCACCTGCTACTATTGGCGTGTGGTTGAGGGGCAGGGTGCGGAAGCAATGTCCGGATTCAACAGCTTCACTATCGTTCCTGTCCCGACGGGTGCTGATGATGAGGGGAATTCTGGCCTGCCGACCGAGTACGTGTTGTATCCCAACTATCCGAATCCGTTCAATCCCAGCACAACCATCATGTATGACCTTCCAAGAGCCGGTCATGTAAAGCTGGAAGTGTATAACATTCTCGGTCAGGAGATAGTCACATTGGTTGATGCGGTGCAGTCAGCCGGCAGCAAGCAGATCGTCTGGAACGGCAGAGATGCACAGAACAACCCGGTCACTACCGGTGTTTATCTCTACCGACTGACGGCGGCTAATTTCCAGGCGGTTGGGAAAATGCTGTTGCTCAAGTGA
- a CDS encoding FprA family A-type flavoprotein — translation MDSLQLADNVWWVGVKDPDLRIFDIVMETKQGTTYNAYLVKGEKIALIDTVKKQFSDEYFDKVSKLVPLESIDYLIVNHTEPDHSGAIVELMRRCPKLEIYCSASAVPFVKSTINQEAKIVGVKDEHVLDLGGKKLIFKVLPYMHWPDTMMEYLPEAKILFSCDGFAAHIAGDSLWDDQQIGDLDWEVKYYFDCIMRPFTGYMRKSLPKLDALDIAMIGTSHGPILRTNVRSYIERYKEWSIDKTAGAERVAVFYATNYGNTGLMAEAVTKHLNALGFTAKLIDITQTSADDIREEIERSIAVVVGTPTFNGDAPKPIWDFLSLFSTVYSLGKRAASFGSYGWGGEAPKLVLDRLAGLKLKVYPDPLRARLIPSDTEMAEVKTFAENIGVFFRGAEVADKSAAKVL, via the coding sequence ATGGATAGCCTACAATTAGCTGATAACGTCTGGTGGGTCGGGGTCAAGGACCCGGATCTCCGGATCTTTGATATCGTCATGGAGACCAAGCAGGGGACGACCTACAACGCCTATCTGGTCAAAGGGGAGAAGATCGCCCTCATCGACACCGTCAAAAAGCAGTTCTCCGATGAGTATTTTGACAAGGTGTCGAAACTGGTCCCGCTTGAATCGATCGATTACCTGATCGTCAACCATACCGAGCCTGACCATAGCGGCGCGATCGTCGAACTGATGCGTCGTTGCCCGAAACTTGAGATCTACTGCTCTGCCTCGGCGGTTCCGTTCGTGAAAAGCACTATCAACCAGGAAGCCAAAATTGTCGGCGTGAAAGATGAGCATGTCCTGGATCTTGGCGGCAAGAAGTTGATCTTCAAAGTCCTTCCCTACATGCACTGGCCCGACACCATGATGGAATATCTGCCGGAAGCAAAGATCCTTTTCTCTTGCGATGGATTCGCCGCGCATATCGCCGGTGATTCGCTCTGGGATGACCAGCAGATCGGCGATCTCGATTGGGAAGTGAAATACTATTTCGACTGCATCATGCGCCCATTCACCGGCTACATGCGGAAATCATTGCCGAAACTCGATGCGCTGGATATTGCAATGATCGGAACCTCGCACGGCCCGATTCTGCGAACCAATGTCCGCAGCTATATCGAGCGGTACAAAGAATGGTCGATCGACAAGACCGCCGGTGCCGAGCGAGTGGCTGTCTTTTATGCCACCAACTACGGCAACACCGGCCTGATGGCCGAAGCAGTCACCAAACATCTGAACGCACTCGGCTTCACCGCCAAGCTGATCGATATCACCCAGACCAGCGCCGATGATATTCGGGAAGAGATTGAGCGGTCGATTGCCGTGGTGGTTGGGACGCCGACGTTTAACGGCGATGCTCCCAAGCCTATCTGGGATTTCCTCAGCCTGTTCTCCACCGTCTATTCACTCGGCAAAAGGGCTGCCTCATTTGGCTCATACGGCTGGGGAGGCGAGGCACCCAAACTGGTGCTGGACCGTCTGGCAGGGCTCAAACTGAAAGTCTACCCCGACCCGCTCCGGGCGCGTCTGATACCATCCGATACAGAGATGGCCGAAGTCAAAACGTTTGCCGAGAACATAGGCGTCTTTTTCCGCGGAGCCGAGGTTGCCGACAAATCGGCGGCCAAAGTCCTGTAA
- a CDS encoding zinc ABC transporter substrate-binding protein codes for MKKSLFIIVLMLAALTQVASASVKLVASSSDLASIAKEIGGDKIEISSIGTGKANLHFVEMLPSYMLKVSKADIYLKIGLTMDQWADGIIDGSRNGKIVIVDCSKGIDVLEKPTGKVDASMGDVHPSGNPHYWLDPRNGKTIAKNILDGLVKADPANASAYEANFASFTQRLDSAWQNWSTEAASFRGLKLVSYHTTYSYFANAFGIEIAGQIEPKPGIEPTASHTSELINLMSGQHISVIFREPYFSERAPNSLAKATGATVYTVPSSVGGVAEATDYFSLFDTLLGTLKKANGH; via the coding sequence ATGAAAAAATCATTGTTTATCATAGTGCTCATGCTGGCGGCGCTGACACAAGTCGCCTCCGCCTCAGTGAAACTGGTAGCTTCCTCCAGCGATCTCGCCTCCATCGCCAAAGAGATCGGCGGCGACAAGATCGAGATCTCCTCGATCGGCACAGGGAAAGCGAATCTGCATTTCGTGGAAATGCTTCCCAGCTATATGCTCAAGGTCTCCAAGGCAGACATCTACCTCAAGATCGGTCTGACCATGGACCAATGGGCCGATGGGATCATCGATGGCTCCCGCAATGGGAAGATAGTGATTGTCGATTGTTCGAAAGGGATCGATGTCCTGGAGAAGCCGACCGGCAAAGTGGATGCCTCTATGGGGGATGTACACCCGTCGGGTAATCCGCACTACTGGCTTGACCCGCGCAACGGCAAGACGATTGCGAAGAATATTCTCGATGGCCTGGTGAAAGCGGATCCGGCCAATGCCTCAGCCTATGAAGCCAACTTCGCATCATTCACTCAACGACTCGATTCTGCATGGCAGAACTGGTCGACGGAGGCAGCTTCATTTAGAGGACTCAAGTTGGTCAGTTACCACACTACCTACTCCTATTTCGCGAATGCGTTCGGTATCGAGATTGCCGGGCAGATCGAACCAAAACCGGGTATCGAGCCGACCGCCTCGCACACCTCCGAACTGATCAACCTGATGTCCGGACAGCACATCTCTGTGATCTTCCGTGAACCGTACTTTTCGGAGCGCGCCCCGAATTCGCTCGCCAAGGCCACCGGTGCGACTGTCTACACCGTGCCGTCATCGGTCGGCGGTGTCGCCGAAGCGACTGACTACTTCAGCCTCTTCGACACTTTGCTCGGCACGCTCAAGAAAGCGAACGGCCACTGA
- a CDS encoding metal ABC transporter permease, with protein sequence MFELLQQPFVQIGILVSLVLAGIHAYLGFHVVSRGVIFVDLSLAQAAAFGYVIAIFAGVGDHSMQSYFISLAFTMVAALLVAVSRTKDDRIPQEAFIGIIYAGFAALAVLVLSHHAEGMETIQEISNGSILTCTIPELLTIAGLYSGVGIVHYIFRDKFFMISENRKQAAASGMNVVLWDFLFYATFGLVVTSSVHIAGVLLVFSLLVIPPVIALLITPSKGKRLAIGWTVAVVGALAGIHSSLVFDLPTGPAIMIALIILLLLTAGVRMVTRKTSTS encoded by the coding sequence ATGTTCGAATTGCTTCAGCAGCCATTTGTACAAATCGGAATCCTGGTCAGCCTCGTGCTGGCCGGGATCCACGCATATCTCGGATTCCATGTTGTCAGTCGCGGAGTGATCTTTGTTGATCTTTCGCTGGCCCAAGCGGCGGCTTTCGGTTATGTCATCGCGATCTTCGCCGGCGTGGGGGATCACTCCATGCAATCCTATTTCATCTCGCTCGCCTTCACGATGGTCGCTGCGTTGCTGGTGGCAGTCAGTCGGACGAAAGATGACCGGATTCCGCAGGAAGCGTTTATCGGCATCATCTATGCCGGTTTTGCGGCACTCGCTGTGCTGGTCTTATCGCATCATGCCGAAGGGATGGAGACTATTCAGGAGATCTCGAATGGATCCATTCTCACCTGTACTATCCCAGAGCTGTTGACGATCGCAGGACTCTACTCTGGAGTTGGAATAGTGCACTATATCTTCCGCGATAAATTCTTCATGATCTCGGAGAACCGCAAACAGGCGGCCGCTTCGGGTATGAATGTTGTCCTCTGGGATTTTCTCTTCTACGCGACCTTTGGGCTGGTGGTGACATCATCAGTACACATCGCCGGAGTGCTGCTGGTTTTTTCTCTGCTCGTGATCCCGCCAGTGATCGCCCTGCTGATCACACCCTCGAAAGGGAAGAGACTGGCCATAGGCTGGACAGTCGCGGTGGTAGGGGCATTAGCGGGGATTCATTCATCGCTGGTCTTTGACCTCCCGACCGGCCCGGCGATCATGATTGCACTGATCATTCTGCTTTTGTTGACAGCGGGAGTACGGATGGTGACGCGGAAAACGTCGACTTCGTAG
- a CDS encoding ferritin family protein, whose amino-acid sequence MTPVNPDVLIALNAGIQSETAAYVFYIEASKKSQAKQFKDVLERLAMEEKMHFQILEGQHHSLIRSEKWISTADAMKTEGLPEIGEEMNETHRALINEVQSADSIKTILEIAFRLEEEAFELFDRQSNLTTSPEGKKIFSDLAKFEEGHMRLIQEMMKKYGA is encoded by the coding sequence ATGACACCTGTAAATCCCGATGTCCTGATAGCTTTGAACGCTGGGATCCAGTCCGAAACAGCGGCGTATGTCTTTTATATTGAGGCATCCAAAAAGTCGCAAGCCAAGCAGTTCAAGGATGTACTGGAAAGACTGGCGATGGAAGAGAAGATGCACTTCCAGATACTGGAAGGACAGCACCACTCCCTGATTCGTTCCGAGAAGTGGATCAGCACCGCTGATGCCATGAAGACCGAAGGACTTCCGGAGATCGGCGAAGAGATGAATGAAACGCATCGCGCTTTGATCAATGAAGTACAGTCGGCTGACTCGATCAAAACGATTCTCGAGATCGCGTTCCGGCTGGAAGAGGAAGCATTCGAGCTGTTCGATCGCCAATCCAACCTGACAACCTCGCCCGAAGGAAAAAAGATCTTCTCCGATTTGGCGAAGTTTGAGGAAGGACATATGCGGTTGATCCAGGAGATGATGAAGAAATACGGCGCCTGA
- a CDS encoding sugar phosphate isomerase/epimerase has protein sequence MHTLLVCDDCYPAEAARLCAEYQCGIEIQSFYDPSHIVEKPETIETHLPLVSEIALRSFHGPFGDLCPGSFDVMVRDLARYRFEQAASVADQLGANHMVLHLGYRPFTGSKAHTIKRSIAFWKQFLETRPGSFHLHLENVLEPEPEILAEVVDAIGDPRLDINLDIGHVCCFSHGDPVAWIRLLRHRIGYVHLHDNHGTEDEHLGLGNGNIPIESVLANLQEYAPKAIWALECKMADMAESLDWIARYR, from the coding sequence ATGCATACTTTGCTCGTCTGTGATGATTGTTACCCTGCCGAAGCTGCCAGGCTCTGCGCAGAGTATCAGTGCGGGATTGAGATTCAGTCGTTTTACGATCCATCCCATATCGTCGAGAAACCGGAGACCATTGAAACTCATTTACCATTGGTTTCCGAAATAGCCCTACGCTCGTTCCACGGCCCATTTGGTGATCTCTGTCCCGGAAGTTTCGACGTCATGGTCCGTGACCTGGCCCGGTACCGCTTCGAACAAGCGGCTTCGGTGGCCGATCAGCTTGGGGCAAATCACATGGTGCTTCATCTGGGCTACCGTCCATTCACTGGTTCCAAAGCACATACGATCAAGAGGAGTATCGCGTTCTGGAAGCAGTTCCTCGAGACTCGCCCCGGCAGTTTTCATCTGCATCTGGAGAATGTACTGGAGCCGGAGCCGGAGATACTGGCGGAAGTCGTCGATGCAATTGGCGATCCGCGGCTCGATATCAATCTCGATATCGGGCATGTCTGCTGTTTTTCTCACGGCGACCCGGTTGCGTGGATCAGACTGCTCAGACATCGGATCGGCTATGTTCATTTGCACGACAATCACGGAACCGAGGACGAGCATCTCGGCCTGGGGAATGGAAATATTCCGATTGAGTCCGTTCTGGCGAATCTTCAGGAATATGCGCCGAAAGCGATCTGGGCGCTCGAATGCAAAATGGCGGATATGGCCGAGTCGCTGGACTGGATCGCAAGATATCGCTGA
- a CDS encoding sigma-70 family RNA polymerase sigma factor → MEHLFRNQSALLTATLTARFGLGRIDLVEDVVQETLLRALKTWPNHGIPENPAAWLYRAAHNLAIDQIRRETAMTRKEEEIVRYLESDGRHEAVDPSFESEISDAQLRMLFACCHPSLAADTQTAIALKELCGFSVNEIARAFLVEDATIAQRIVRGKRQLRSGVIPFEIPEPSELAKRRESILRIIYLIFNEGYARHSGEALLSDDIAREAIRLAELLANHRTTNHPDLHALLALFYFQISRFPSRMSPDGELVLLEDQDRTKWDHEAIARGFQHLELAAKASTLSRYHLEAGIASLHAIAQSFEQTDWRQMIELYDQLVEIDNSPVVRLNRAVALGCWKGPEVGMAALDQSTDKEALQGYHYYHAVRAEFLIQLGRTAEAAACLNLAISLAGNETERLFLSRKLTSLNKA, encoded by the coding sequence GTGGAGCATCTGTTTCGAAACCAGTCGGCGCTCTTGACCGCCACGCTCACGGCCAGATTCGGCCTTGGGCGGATCGACCTGGTCGAAGACGTCGTGCAGGAGACCCTGCTCCGTGCGCTCAAAACCTGGCCGAATCATGGCATCCCGGAGAATCCGGCGGCGTGGCTTTATCGGGCTGCGCATAATCTGGCGATCGATCAGATCCGTCGCGAAACTGCCATGACCCGCAAGGAAGAAGAGATCGTCCGCTATCTCGAAAGCGACGGGCGTCACGAAGCAGTTGATCCGTCATTTGAGAGTGAGATCAGCGATGCGCAACTTCGGATGCTCTTCGCATGCTGTCATCCCTCGCTCGCTGCCGATACGCAGACGGCGATCGCGCTCAAAGAGCTGTGCGGTTTTTCGGTCAATGAGATCGCGCGCGCATTTCTGGTTGAGGACGCCACGATCGCCCAGCGAATTGTCCGGGGGAAAAGGCAGTTGCGCAGTGGTGTCATCCCGTTTGAGATTCCGGAACCATCGGAACTGGCCAAGCGCCGCGAGTCGATTCTCAGGATCATCTACCTGATCTTCAACGAAGGATATGCTCGCCATTCCGGCGAAGCGTTGCTGTCAGATGATATCGCCCGCGAAGCGATCCGCCTGGCTGAGCTGTTAGCGAATCACCGAACGACCAATCATCCCGATCTCCACGCGCTGCTTGCGCTTTTCTATTTTCAGATCTCTCGTTTTCCCTCGCGAATGTCGCCGGACGGTGAGCTCGTTTTGCTGGAGGATCAGGATCGCACAAAGTGGGATCACGAGGCGATAGCCCGAGGATTTCAGCATCTTGAGCTGGCAGCCAAAGCTAGCACGCTGAGCCGTTATCATCTCGAGGCCGGGATTGCATCGCTTCACGCCATAGCGCAGTCATTCGAGCAGACCGACTGGCGACAGATGATTGAATTATATGACCAGTTAGTAGAGATTGATAATTCGCCGGTTGTTCGGCTCAATCGGGCGGTCGCTCTGGGCTGCTGGAAGGGTCCGGAGGTTGGGATGGCGGCGCTCGACCAATCGACGGACAAGGAAGCGCTGCAAGGATATCACTATTATCACGCCGTCCGCGCCGAATTTCTGATCCAGCTTGGCCGAACGGCCGAAGCCGCCGCCTGTCTGAACTTGGCGATCTCGCTGGCCGGAAACGAAACCGAACGGCTATTCCTCTCCCGCAAACTAACCTCGCTGAACAAAGCGTAA